Part of the Pseudomonadota bacterium genome is shown below.
CACCACCACCGGCTTGCCCATGGCCTGGGCCTCGGCAATCACGCGACCAAAAGCTTCCGGACCGGTGGAGGCCGACACGACAACATGGGCCAGCATGAAGGCCGCGGGCATATCGCTGCAGTGATCCACCAGCCGGACCGCGTGGCCCAGCCCCAGGGTCCGGATCCTGTCCATCAGCTCCTGCCGGTAGGCTGTACGCCCCTGATCCCCGCCCACCAGAAGGCAGAAAATATCCTGCCGACCCATGCGGTGGATGGCGTCGATCAGGACTTCCTGCCCCTTCCAGCGGGTCAGGCGGCCAGGCAGCATGATCACCGACCGGTCCTCGGGCACATTCCACTGTTTCATCAGCTGCAGGACACGGGTGACCGGCACCCTGTCCGGAGAAAACTGGTCCAGGTCCACGCCCCGGTGGATCATGCGGATACGCGCAGGATCAACGCCATAGCTGCTGACGATATGATCACGGACAAAGCCGGAGACCGCAATGATCCGCTCCCCCTTTGCCATCACCGAATTGTACAGGCGCTTCCACCGGTTGCCGAAGTTATAGGGCGCATGGAACGTGGTCATGAACGCAGCGCCACAGCGCCGCCCCGCCAGCCATGCGCTCCAGGCCGGAGCACGGCTGCGGGCGTGGATAATATCGACCCGGTTCTCCCGGATGATCCTTTCCAGCTTCCGCGCGTTGTTCCAGATAACAACAGGATTCTTGCTGGCCAGCGGCAGGACGATATGACGCACGCCGGCCCGCTCCAGCTCCCGCACCATGGGGCCGCCTTCCGACGCGACAAGAGGTTTTCCACCGGCCTGCGCCAGGGCAATGGCCACGTCGATGCAGCCGCGCTCGGCCCCGCCGGTGACAAGGCCAGGGATGACCTGCAGCACAACAGGTCTTCCTGCATCAGGGGGGCTTTTCTCCGGCCCGGGGATATGGGAAGAACTCATACAACAAGGATATAAAACATGACAGACAGATTGCCAATTGCCGATACGCATCTTGCCTTTGAAAAACTGGAAGGCTCCGGCCTTGGCATCCTGTTTCTTCACGGCCTGCGCTCGGACATGAATGGCGCCAAGGCTCTGGCGCTGGACACCTGGTGCCGGAAGCAGGGCCGCGCGCTGGTCCGGTTCGATTTCCGCGGCCACGGGCAGTCCGGCGCGCAATTCACGGACTGTACCCTGTCCACCTGGATCGAGGATGCCATGGCCGTGCTGGACACCCTGACAGCAGGCCCGCAGATCGTCGTGGGGTCTTCCATGGGCGGCTGGGTCATGCTGCACCTGGCCCTGCGCCGGCCGGACCGGATCGAAGGCCTGGTCGGGCTGGCCGCCGCGCCTGACTTTACGTACGACCTGCTGACCGGCGCAATGACGGATGCGCAGAGGCAGGAGCTGGACCGCGCCGGCATCATCCACTGCCCCTGCGACCAGGGCGATCCATACCCGATCACAAAAGCCCTGATCGAGGACGGAAACAGGCTCCGGGTTCTGGACAAACCCCTTGGTATCCCCTGTTCTGTCCGCCTGCTGCAGGGCATGCAGGACCGGGATGTGCCCTGGGAAACGGCCCTCCGGCTGGTTCAGGCCCTGGAGTCTCCGGATGTCCGGCTGATCCTCATCAAGGACGGCAATCACCGCCTGTCCCGCGACCAGGACATCGCCTGCCTTCTGGACACCGTCGCAGGCCTGCTATAATGGAGAAGGAATGAAACCCATGCTCCCCTTTTCCAGGCTGTCCAGGGTCCTTCTGGCAACCCTGCTGGTCCTGTCCTGCAACCCGGACACACCGGATTACAGCCCGCTGGTACCCCACAGGGCTGAATACCGGCTGTCCCTGGAATCGGCCAGGAACGGCAGCATGGTTACGGGCGTCAGCGGCACCATGACCTATGAACTTCAGAATTCCTGCGACGGCTGGATCACGCAGCAGGTCTTTGACATCCGCTTCCTGCAGGCCGACGGCGAGGAGATCAGCACACGGAACGAATACAACGGCTGGGAATCGAAAGACGCAGACCTCTACCGGTTCAATGTGCGCAAAGCCACCAATGGCGAGGCAGATGAGGCTCTCGCAGGCTCGGCCAGCCCCGGACGGCGGCACTCCATGACAGCCCGTTTCACAAGGCCCGAGGCCCGGCAGATCGACATGGAAGGCGACATCCTGTTCCCCACACAGCATACAGCGCTGTTGCTGGAAGCAGCACAGAAAGGGGAACAGCTTTTCACGGGAAAGGTCTTCGACGGTTCTGACACCGCAGGAGAGACAGAAATCAGCGCATGGATCTCGCCCCCCCGGACCGACCCTGTCGTGGAAACCACATCCCCTCTGGTCAGTAACAGAAAATACTGGCCAGTCCGCTTCGCCTTTTTCCCGGCATCCAGTACCCAGGCCGTACCCGACTATGAGGCCACAACCCGGGTCTATGACAACGGCGTCTGGGGCAACATGGTTTTTGACTACGGCACCTTCCAGGTCCGGGCTACTCTCGAAAAGCTGGAACAAATCAGGGGACCCGCCTGTCCATGACCCCCTCCCCTTGCCTCTTTTGGGGGAAGTGGGTATACTTCGCACAATCATAAGGGGAAACGTCCTGTTTCCCTGCATTCCTGTCCTGCCTCGAGGATATTTCCATGTCCATCCGTACTCGCCAGACGCTTTCCTCATCCTCCGTTCTTGCCGTTGTGATGGCTCTTTCAGCGGCCGCGCCCGCATACGGCGCAGGCTTCTACATCCAGGAGCAGAGCGTGACAGGCTTGGGACGGGCCTTTGCGGGACAGGCCGCTGATCCGCTGGACGCCAGCACTGTTTATTCCAATCCGGCCGGCATGACAGAGCTGGGCGGCCCCCAGATCTCCCTCGGCGGGCATTTTCTTGTGCCATCCCTTGAGGTTGAGAACGAAGGCACAACCCGCTCCGGGACAGCAGTGTCCGGCAATTCCTCCCATAATTATACGTCCGCTCTTGTCCCCAATGCCTATGCCGCCATGCCTCTTACAGAAGACAACCGCCTGTGGGTTGGACTTGGTGTATCCGCGCCGTTCGGAACCGTCACAGAGTATGAGCCCACATGGTTCGGCCGCTATGACAGCATCCGCAGCGAACTGTTGACCATCGACGTTGCGCCCAGCGTTGCGTACCGCCTGTCCGACTGGCTGTCCGTGGGCGGAGGTATTGATATCCAGTATGCAAAGGCCGAGCTGAGCAACGCCGTGCCCACAGGCGGCCCTGATGCCACGTCCGAAGTCAGCGGCAGCGACATATCCTTTGGCGTGAACCTGGGGGTCCAGATGCGGCCGTGGGACGGCACCAGCATCGGCCTGCACTACCGATCACAGATCACCCATGACATCGAGGGGGATGCCACCGTAAGTACCATTCTTGGCACAACCGTTGCGGATGCCGGTGCAGAGCTGAACCTGCCCGACATCGTCGGCCTTGGCATTTCACAACAGATTACGCCTGACCTGAAGATCCTGGGGCAGGTCAACTGGTTCAACTGGAGCCGGTTTGAGGAAATCCGCGTCGAGACGCCCACGACCACTACGGTGCGCGAACAGGACTATGACGATACCTTTTCCGTCGCG
Proteins encoded:
- a CDS encoding alpha/beta hydrolase, yielding MTDRLPIADTHLAFEKLEGSGLGILFLHGLRSDMNGAKALALDTWCRKQGRALVRFDFRGHGQSGAQFTDCTLSTWIEDAMAVLDTLTAGPQIVVGSSMGGWVMLHLALRRPDRIEGLVGLAAAPDFTYDLLTGAMTDAQRQELDRAGIIHCPCDQGDPYPITKALIEDGNRLRVLDKPLGIPCSVRLLQGMQDRDVPWETALRLVQALESPDVRLILIKDGNHRLSRDQDIACLLDTVAGLL
- a CDS encoding cell envelope integrity EipB family protein; translation: MLPFSRLSRVLLATLLVLSCNPDTPDYSPLVPHRAEYRLSLESARNGSMVTGVSGTMTYELQNSCDGWITQQVFDIRFLQADGEEISTRNEYNGWESKDADLYRFNVRKATNGEADEALAGSASPGRRHSMTARFTRPEARQIDMEGDILFPTQHTALLLEAAQKGEQLFTGKVFDGSDTAGETEISAWISPPRTDPVVETTSPLVSNRKYWPVRFAFFPASSTQAVPDYEATTRVYDNGVWGNMVFDYGTFQVRATLEKLEQIRGPACP
- a CDS encoding OmpP1/FadL family transporter; its protein translation is MSIRTRQTLSSSSVLAVVMALSAAAPAYGAGFYIQEQSVTGLGRAFAGQAADPLDASTVYSNPAGMTELGGPQISLGGHFLVPSLEVENEGTTRSGTAVSGNSSHNYTSALVPNAYAAMPLTEDNRLWVGLGVSAPFGTVTEYEPTWFGRYDSIRSELLTIDVAPSVAYRLSDWLSVGGGIDIQYAKAELSNAVPTGGPDATSEVSGSDISFGVNLGVQMRPWDGTSIGLHYRSQITHDIEGDATVSTILGTTVADAGAELNLPDIVGLGISQQITPDLKILGQVNWFNWSRFEEIRVETPTTTTVREQDYDDTFSVALGAEYSLTDTWTLRAGTQWDETPTVDSRRSTRIPDEDRIWLAFGASYNLNPNVSFDLGYAHVFYKTIEVDVTDTFTAGTIRTRAEFENQPNIFSAALRYRF
- a CDS encoding glycosyltransferase family 4 protein, which encodes MLQVIPGLVTGGAERGCIDVAIALAQAGGKPLVASEGGPMVRELERAGVRHIVLPLASKNPVVIWNNARKLERIIRENRVDIIHARSRAPAWSAWLAGRRCGAAFMTTFHAPYNFGNRWKRLYNSVMAKGERIIAVSGFVRDHIVSSYGVDPARIRMIHRGVDLDQFSPDRVPVTRVLQLMKQWNVPEDRSVIMLPGRLTRWKGQEVLIDAIHRMGRQDIFCLLVGGDQGRTAYRQELMDRIRTLGLGHAVRLVDHCSDMPAAFMLAHVVVSASTGPEAFGRVIAEAQAMGKPVVVTSHGAVRETVVEGQTGWVVPPGDPDALAQALNEALSM